A region of the Roseiflexus sp. RS-1 genome:
GGTACGCGAGCAACTCACGTCGGCGCGGCGAGGCGGATGCCAGGACCAGCGGCGGCGATGATGGAGTGTCGTCAGTCGTGGTCATAGGCGGGTTGCACCGGCAGTCTGTTGGTGACGGAACGCCTTCAATTCGGCGAGTCGCGCCTGACTCATCGCGTCGAGGGCGCGTTGCCAGTCGTCGCGGTAAGGTCGCAGGGTTTCAACCAGCACCTCGCTGATCGCCAGGTCGCGGTACCATTTCCGGTTCGCCGGAATAATATACCATGGCGCATACTCCGTACTACAGCGGGTCAGCGCCTCTTCATACGCCGCCATGTACTCGTCCCAGCGTTCCCGCTCACGCCAGTCGCCAGCCGAGAGTTTCCAGGCTTTTGTTACGTCCTGCTCCCGCGCCAGCAACCGCTTTTCCTGCTCGTCTTTGCTGATGTGCAAAAAACATTTGACGATAATCGTGCCGGTGTCGGTCAACAGGCGTTCGAACGCATTGATCTGATCGTAGCGCGCGCGCCAGACGTGCTCGGGAACGAGCGAATGGACGCGCACAACCAGAACATCTTCATAGTGCGAACGATTGAAGACGCCGACCATCCCTTTGCGTGGCACGACTTTATGCACGCGCCACAGGAAATCGTGGGCGAGTTCTTCTTCAGTAGGAACCTTGAACGACTCGACCCGACACCCCTGTGGGTTGAGGTTGTGCATAACGTTCCGAATAGCGCCATCCTTGCCAGCCGTATCCATTCCCTGCAGAATGAGGAGCAGCGCGTGGACGCCAGCAGCGTACAGTTCTTCCTGCATGGCGTCAAGGGTGGCGTTGAAGCTGGCGAATCGCTCCCGCCCCTCGTCCTTCGTCAGCCCGCCGCTGGCATCGGGATCGATGTCGCGCAGGCGCACCT
Encoded here:
- a CDS encoding polyphosphate kinase 2 family protein, yielding MHYAHTVIPGTQVRLRDIDPDASGGLTKDEGRERFASFNATLDAMQEELYAAGVHALLLILQGMDTAGKDGAIRNVMHNLNPQGCRVESFKVPTEEELAHDFLWRVHKVVPRKGMVGVFNRSHYEDVLVVRVHSLVPEHVWRARYDQINAFERLLTDTGTIIVKCFLHISKDEQEKRLLAREQDVTKAWKLSAGDWRERERWDEYMAAYEEALTRCSTEYAPWYIIPANRKWYRDLAISEVLVETLRPYRDDWQRALDAMSQARLAELKAFRHQQTAGATRL